Part of the Flavobacteriales bacterium genome is shown below.
CTGAATCATCTTCAACAACTTCTTCTTTTCCATAATCATCAATTTGGAATTGACGGACATAGTGGACAAGTGTCCATATTTCTTTTTTATTCAAGAGAGAACCATGCGCGCCCATGTATCCTTTTCCATAATATATGCTATGGAATATCTTACCATCAGATAAAGTATCTAATGATTTATATGCAGGAACTACACCCAAATCCCCATAAGCACCACTTTGTATCATTGGGCCATTTCCATCTCCTTTCTCTCCATGGCAATGCATACACATTGCGGCATATAAATCCTTTCCTTCAGACAATATTTTATCTGCATTATCCTTAGTCATTGTATATGGATTAACAGCAATATTCCTTGTTAATTCATACTGACTTTCTTCACTTAAATCCCATCCGTACAAGCCATGAGTTTCTTCCCAAGCCTTTCCGGCTTTGTATTTATTAGGCATCATCATTCTCACATATGACTCATCTGTTCCAACAAACGGAATCGTATATTTGGGGGTTTGTCTAGCTGACAATTTCGTTTTTACTTCTTTATTTTCACGTCCACGAATTTCACCATAATCAACGTATGGTTCAATTGCTGGTGACCGATACATATCAGGCATGAATTCGGTTCCCGGACTATCCGGATCTGACTCACAAGACGGAAGTAAAAAGATGACTCCTAAAAGAGGTAGTAACATCATTAAAATAAAATTCCTTTTCATATTGTCCTTGTTTCTCTAATTACTAAATGTTTTTTTTATCAATTTCAATATAGCCAGTGTCTTTAATCAACTTTTCAAGCTCTTTTTCATCCATTGAATTATCTGCCGTCCTTATTTCTAGAACGAACTTGTCATCTGTTGTCCGAGGGTCTGGATTTTGAGCAGGCATTCCTGGTAATGTCCTATTCTTTAATAAATATGTAATGGCCATACCATGAGCAGCACATAAAACCGTAAACTCAAATGAAATTGGAACAAATGATAGCATATTTTCTAGGTAAGAAAAGTTTGGTTTACCCCCAATATTCATGGGCCAATCTACAATCATAAAGTATCTCATACCAATGGTTGCAAGTGTAAGACCTGTTAATCCATATATAAACGCCATAATACCCAATCGCGTGTTTTTAACACCGATGATAGGATCTATTCCGTGAATAGGAAATGGTGAAAACGCATCTGCAATTTTGATTCCTTTAGAAACCAATTTTTTTGCACCGTCCTTCAACACTCCATCATCATCGTACATTACATAAATTACTTTATTAGCCATACTTTTATAATTAATGGTTTTTATGATAATCGGGTGACTCTTTGTAAGATTGACCTGATCCTTTCAAAATTGATTTAATTTCATTCAAGGCCAATACTGGGAAGAATCTAGCAAATAACAAGAAAAATGTAAAAAACAAGCCAATCGTACCGATATAAACACCAATATCAATGGGACTTGGATAATGCATACTCCAAGAAGATGGTAAATAATCTCTATGAAGTGATGTCATTATAATTACATAACGCTCAAACCACATTCCTATATTTACGACTATCGAGATAAAGAATGTAAACAGTAAACTTCTTCTTAACTTTCTGAACCACATCAACTGAGGGGAAATCACATTACAGGTCATCATGGCAAAGTATGCCCACCAATATGGCCCTGTTGCCCTATTTATGAATGCATAAGCTTCATATTCTACTCCCGAATACCAGGATATGAATAATTCCGTAATGTAGGCTGTTCCGACAATAGACCCAGTTACCATAATTACAATATTCATATACTCAATATGTTTGGTGTGAATGTATGCTTCAAGATTCATTGCTTTTCTCATGATCAACAATAAAGTTTGTACCATTGCAAAGCCTGAAAATACCGCTCCCGCTACGAAATATGGAGGGAATATCGTTGTGTGCCATCCAGGAATGACAGATGTGGCGAAGTCAAAGGATACTATCGAGTGTACAGAGAATACAAGTGGAGTTGCAAGACCAGCTAAAACGAGAGAAACAAGCTCAAAACGATTCCAATGCTTGGCTCTTCCTGACCATCCAAATGATAGTATTGAATACATCTTCTTTGATAAGGGTTTTTTAGCTCTATCTCTGATTGTTGCAAAATCAGGAATCAATCCAATGTACCAAAAAACCAATGAAACAGAAAGGTAAGTCGATATGGCAAATACATCCCATAAAAGAGGGGAGTTGAAATTCACCCATAATGACCCAAATTGATTTGGAATTGGGAGCACCCAATATCCTACCCATAATCTACCCATGTGAATAAGAGGGAATAGCCCTGCCATGAATACCGCGAAAATTGTCATTGCTTCGGCAGAGCGGTTAATTGCCATTCTCCATTTTTGGCGAAACAACAATAAAACGGCCGAGATTAAGGTTCCGGCATGTCCGATACCTACCCACCATACAAAGTTTGTGATATCCCATGCCCAACCAATGGTCTTGTTTAATCCCCAAACTCCAACTCCTGTACCTAGTAAGTATAATATACATCCTACACCATACAAACCTATTATTAAAGCAATCCCAAATAGGATGTACCACATTTTAGGTGCTTTATCCTCTATTGGCCTACAGACATCTTCTGTGATGTCATGATAAGTTTTGTGACCGAGTATGAGTGGTTCTCTTATTGCAGCTTCCTTTTGCATACTGTTTTTTTCTTAATGATGTTTATTATTTGATCCATGATGAGACTTCTTCTCTACTTGCAATTTGGCAAGCAAATCATTTTGCTCATTACGAACTTTAACTTTATACCATACGTTTGGTTTGATACCAACTTCTTCAAGTGCCTGATAAGATCTTTTGTCTTCAGAACTTTTTCTGATTTTAGAATTAACATCGTTCCAATCTCCAACTACTATAGCGTTCGTTGGGCACACATCAGCACATGCTGTCGAAAATTCTCCATCAGCTACTGGTACTTTATCAATCTTAGATTTCAATTTGGTTGCTTGAATTCTTTGAACACAGAATGAACATTTCTCCATTACACCCCTTGACCTTACCGTCACATCAGGGTTCAATACCATCCTTCCAAGGTCATCTTGAGCAGGATTAATTTCGGTAAACTTCTTATAAGAAGGATAATTAAACCAGTTGAACCTTCTCACCTTATATGGACAGTTGTTTGCACAATATCTCGTTCCGATGCATCTGTTATATGTCATTTGATTTAATCCCTCATTACTATGAGTTGTTGCCGCAACCGGACAAACAGTTTCACATGGCGCATGATTACAGTGCTGACACATCATTGGCATGTGTACGACCTTTGGATTTAAAGCGGCAATTTCAGCTTGGTCGTATGAAAAGGATTTTTTGTCC
Proteins encoded:
- the nrfD gene encoding polysulfide reductase NrfD; translation: MQKEAAIREPLILGHKTYHDITEDVCRPIEDKAPKMWYILFGIALIIGLYGVGCILYLLGTGVGVWGLNKTIGWAWDITNFVWWVGIGHAGTLISAVLLLFRQKWRMAINRSAEAMTIFAVFMAGLFPLIHMGRLWVGYWVLPIPNQFGSLWVNFNSPLLWDVFAISTYLSVSLVFWYIGLIPDFATIRDRAKKPLSKKMYSILSFGWSGRAKHWNRFELVSLVLAGLATPLVFSVHSIVSFDFATSVIPGWHTTIFPPYFVAGAVFSGFAMVQTLLLIMRKAMNLEAYIHTKHIEYMNIVIMVTGSIVGTAYITELFISWYSGVEYEAYAFINRATGPYWWAYFAMMTCNVISPQLMWFRKLRRSLLFTFFISIVVNIGMWFERYVIIMTSLHRDYLPSSWSMHYPSPIDIGVYIGTIGLFFTFFLLFARFFPVLALNEIKSILKGSGQSYKESPDYHKNH
- a CDS encoding DUF3341 domain-containing protein codes for the protein MANKVIYVMYDDDGVLKDGAKKLVSKGIKIADAFSPFPIHGIDPIIGVKNTRLGIMAFIYGLTGLTLATIGMRYFMIVDWPMNIGGKPNFSYLENMLSFVPISFEFTVLCAAHGMAITYLLKNRTLPGMPAQNPDPRTTDDKFVLEIRTADNSMDEKELEKLIKDTGYIEIDKKNI
- a CDS encoding cytochrome c, with the translated sequence MMLLPLLGVIFLLPSCESDPDSPGTEFMPDMYRSPAIEPYVDYGEIRGRENKEVKTKLSARQTPKYTIPFVGTDESYVRMMMPNKYKAGKAWEETHGLYGWDLSEESQYELTRNIAVNPYTMTKDNADKILSEGKDLYAAMCMHCHGEKGDGNGPMIQSGAYGDLGVVPAYKSLDTLSDGKIFHSIYYGKGYMGAHGSLLNKKEIWTLVHYVRQFQIDDYGKEEVVEDDS